Proteins encoded within one genomic window of Platichthys flesus chromosome 13, fPlaFle2.1, whole genome shotgun sequence:
- the mrasa gene encoding ras-related protein M-Ras isoform X2, producing the protein MATSAVPSDNLPTYKLVVVGDGGVGKSALTIQFFQKIFVPDYDPTIEDSYLKHTEIDGQWAILDVLDTAGQEEFSAMREQYMRTGDGFLIVFSVTDKASFEHVDRFHQLILRVKDREAFPMVLVANKVDLVHLRKVTSEQGQEMAAKHNITYIETSAKDPPMNVDKAFHELVRVIRQQIPERNLKKKKKMKWRAERSTGSHSS; encoded by the exons atggcaaccagcGCCGTGCCAAGTGACAACCTGCCAACATACaagctggtggtggtgggggatgGCGGTGTCGGGAAGAGCGCCCTCACCATACAATTCTTCCAGAAGATCTTCGTGCCGGACTACGATCCCACGATAGAGGACTCgtatctgaaacacacagagatcgACGGGCAGTGGGCAATACTGGATG TGCTGGACACAGCCGGCCAGGAAGAATTCAGTGCGATGAGGGAGCAGTATATGAGGACAGGAGACGGCTTCCTCATCGTCTTCTCCGTGACGGACAAGGCCAGCTTTGAACACGTTGACCGATTCCATCAACTTATACTACGGGTCAAAGACAG GGAGGCCTTCCCTATGGTGCTGGTGGCAAACAAAGTGGACCTGGTGCACCTGAGAAAGGTCACCAGTGAACAGGGTCAAGAGATGGCAGCAAAACATAAT ATAACTTATATTGAAACCAGTGCTAAGGATCCTCCAATGAATGTGGACAAAGCCTTTCATGAGCTCGTCCGCGTCATAAG ACAACAGATCCCGGAGCGaaacctgaagaagaaaaagaagatgaagtgGAGAGCAGAACGTTCCACAGGCTCCCACAG CAGCTGA
- the mrasa gene encoding ras-related protein M-Ras isoform X1, with protein MATSAVPSDNLPTYKLVVVGDGGVGKSALTIQFFQKIFVPDYDPTIEDSYLKHTEIDGQWAILDVLDTAGQEEFSAMREQYMRTGDGFLIVFSVTDKASFEHVDRFHQLILRVKDREAFPMVLVANKVDLVHLRKVTSEQGQEMAAKHNITYIETSAKDPPMNVDKAFHELVRVIRQQIPERNLKKKKKMKWRAERSTGSHRFQCAIL; from the exons atggcaaccagcGCCGTGCCAAGTGACAACCTGCCAACATACaagctggtggtggtgggggatgGCGGTGTCGGGAAGAGCGCCCTCACCATACAATTCTTCCAGAAGATCTTCGTGCCGGACTACGATCCCACGATAGAGGACTCgtatctgaaacacacagagatcgACGGGCAGTGGGCAATACTGGATG TGCTGGACACAGCCGGCCAGGAAGAATTCAGTGCGATGAGGGAGCAGTATATGAGGACAGGAGACGGCTTCCTCATCGTCTTCTCCGTGACGGACAAGGCCAGCTTTGAACACGTTGACCGATTCCATCAACTTATACTACGGGTCAAAGACAG GGAGGCCTTCCCTATGGTGCTGGTGGCAAACAAAGTGGACCTGGTGCACCTGAGAAAGGTCACCAGTGAACAGGGTCAAGAGATGGCAGCAAAACATAAT ATAACTTATATTGAAACCAGTGCTAAGGATCCTCCAATGAATGTGGACAAAGCCTTTCATGAGCTCGTCCGCGTCATAAG ACAACAGATCCCGGAGCGaaacctgaagaagaaaaagaagatgaagtgGAGAGCAGAACGTTCCACAGGCTCCCACAGGTTCCAGTGTGCCATATTGTGA